From a single Eleginops maclovinus isolate JMC-PN-2008 ecotype Puerto Natales chromosome 18, JC_Emac_rtc_rv5, whole genome shotgun sequence genomic region:
- the si:dkey-24p1.6 gene encoding protein sel-1 homolog 3 produces MDFKILYKYVCQFCLVQIVWGLDEVKLLNPPAEPLSDHLLKILYSCDTPATVQLDCIVYFETGITSTLLLKKWSCVPGDPEIKTLVLNFPDWLVYQPDGIIPDSQCVLSCILLASVRYSGFDERSVAAQNLATLQPKAFFSRPIKQHQLCISWSTQMLRLTPRSSKKQCPLEQETVHFLPSMYASTGESFGITKTLDSYSSEFLEYLRVKAISLPWCMFSIWVFVTRQCQDRLCGVFYHIDSHQNYVTPTLFLKESGQLHVQMDGESGDSSAFVSQFKVPLNEWCQISLMLHDRTVTLSMVCMDKEQRTVYSQEHVLGHALVLDDTEGYFVIGGGKYIRGVEGYFGPVVYYRNRIPAYSMSEVVIPDVIRALNLTGLLQTCERFRLEMDVKISGYSFRAEQATESDTCFDAFHEWMGKDRLPSYSQCDLWEAVVPHRRQAAKLAKFLAVKHGERASLAALGRALYSLSLHKLSRASSSGVVSRILPLLLQAGCLADNRALHMSSVLYSAGLGVKEQPNKAWLLALMAAQKDDRLALLHLGHMHHQGLHGLPTDPDLAYAYYANIAKQTTLDRHNHTPEQTYVEAVYLNNEEKLSLQTNKHHHIFQWLKLQARRGAAEAEQAVARMLFWGQQGVTPDIQTAVRHYERGAVQWEDPVSMYDYGIVLMHGHGVTKDIPKALTFLKKAMEKDFVPAINALAWYYEKFKQDYKQAVKLWEQADVLGCPEAALNLGVMHSQGLYPGKAADQFIAYKYYLRSAERGHIRGAVLLASYWTTGIPGHVNRRPSDAVLWVKWAAENNGYLGSILRRALDSYLKSDMFSSLLYYMMAAESGYPPAQFNAAYICDQNMLSFLDPSFASNCMWRYYNLTIQSQSPDPYAFIRMGDLLYEGQKDLFSAAEMYTKAALRDEPQGLYNLGLLTEQGYRLPLSVMNQLGLSELYMADNSLLLSTLFKRCRDSEDTDSYLPCSLALFKVHLQSFQKDHSTAITFSTTVAAVAAPTIFLIILGMLQRHRPSPH; encoded by the exons ATGGATTTCAAAATACTATACAAATACGTCTGTCAGTTTTGCCTCGTGCAG ATCGTCTGGGGTTTAGACGAGGTGAAACTTCTGAATCCTCCAGCAGAGCCTCTGTCAGATCATCTTTTGAAAATACTTTACTCTTGTGATACTCCTGCCACAGTACAGCTGGactgtattgtatattttgaaaCTGGCATTACTTCCACACTCCTGCTGAAAAAATGGAGCTGCGTCCCCGGTGACCCTGAGATAAAGACCCTGGTGCTGAACTTTCCTGATTGGTTGGTGTATCAGCCTGATGGGATTATCCCAGACTCCCAGTGTGTATTGAGTTGCATCCTTCTGGCGTCAGTCAGATACAGTGGATTTGATGAAAGGTCTGTCGCTGCTCAGAATTTGGCAACTTTGCAGCCTAAAGCTTTCTTTAGTCGACCTATAAAACAGCATCAACTGTGCATCTCCTGGAGTACACAAATGCTGCGATTAACTCCACGGTCTTCAAAGAAACAATGCCCCTTGGAGCAAG aaacagTGCATTTCCTGCCTTCAATGTATGCTTCAACTGGAGAAAGCTTTGGTATCACGAAGACACTGGACTCTTACAGCAGTGAGTTTCTGGAGTACTTGCGTGTTAAAGCCATCTCTCTTCCATG GTGTATGTTTTCCATCTGGGTATTTGTGACCAGACAGTGCCAGGACAGATTGTGTGGTGTGTTTTATCACATAGACTCCCATCAAAACTATGTTACACCAACACTGTTTCTCAAAGAGTCAG GCCAGCTACACGTCCAGATGGATGGAGAGTCAGGGGATTCCTCCGCATTTGTTTCTCAATTCAAGGTGCCTTTGAATGAGTGGTGCCAAATCAGTCTGATGTTGCACGACAGAACG GTTACTCTATCCATGGTGTGCATGGATAAAGAGCAGAGGACAGTTTATTCACAAGAACATGT GTTGGGTCATGCTCTTGTGCTGGATGACACAGAGGGATATTTTGTGATTGGTGGAGGGAAATACATAAGAGGTGTAGAGGGGTATTTTGGGCCAGTGGTTTACTACCGCAACAGAATACCAGCTTACAGCATG TCTGAAGTTGTTATTCCAGATGTTATCAGGGCCTTGAACCTGACAGGATTGCTGCAGACCTGTGAAAGATTTCGTCTCGAGATGGATGTTAAAATCAGTGGCTATTCTTTCAGGGCTGAACAGGCGACAGAGTCTG ACACCTGTTTTGATGCTTTCCATGAGTGGATGGGAAAGGACAGATTACCATCGTACTCACAGTGTGACCTGTGGGAGGCAGTTGTCCCTCATAGAAGACAGGCTGCAAAACTGGCCAAGTTTCTTGCTGTCAAACATG GAGAAAGAGCCAGCCTGGCAGCTTTGGGCAGAGCACTGTACTCCTTATCACTTCATAAGCTGAGCAGAGCGAGCAGCAGTGGAGTGGTCAGCAGAATATTACCACTGCTGCTGCAAGCTGGCTGCCTAGCTGATAACCGAGCTCTGCACATGTCCTCTGTGCTCTACAGCGCTGGCCTGGGAGTGAAGGAACAGCCCAATAAG GCATGGCTCCTGGCCCTGATGGCAGCCCAGAAGGATGATCGATTAGCTCTTCTGCATCTTGGGCACATGCACCATCAGGGTCTCCATGGCCTCCCCACAGACCCAGACTTGGCCTATGCATACTATGCAAACATTGCTAAACAGACAACTTTAGACCGTCACAATCACACACCAGAGCAG ACATATGTTGAGGCTGTTTACTTAAACAATGAGGAGAAGTTGAGTCTCCAGACCAATAAACATCATCATATCTTCCAATGGCTGAAACTGCAGGCACGCAGGGGAGCAGCTGAAGCAGAG CAAGCAGTTGCCCGCATGCTGTTCTGGGGTCAACAGGGTGTGACTCCAGACATCCAGACTGCTGTGAGACACTATGAACGAGGAGCTGTACAGTGGGAGGACCCTGTGTCAATGTATGACTATGGCATAGTCCTAATGCAT GGGCATGGAGTTACAAAGGACATTCCAAAAGCTCTCACTTTCCTGAAGAAAGCTATGGAAAAG GATTTTGTTCCTGCAATCAACGCCCTGGCCTGGTACTATGAGAAATTTAAACAGGACTACAAGCAGGCGGTGAAGCTGTGGGAGCAGGCGGATGTGCTCGGGTGTCCGGAAGCTGCTCTGAATCTCGGTGTCATGCACTCACAGGGTCTGTATCCAGGAAAAGCTGCTGACCAG tttaTTGCCTATAAGTACTATCTGaggtctgcagagagaggacacaTCCGGGGAGCAGTTCTACTCGCTAGCTACTGGACCACTGGGATACCTGGCCACGTCAACAGACGTCCATCAGATGCTGTTTT GTGGGTAAAGTGGGCCGCTGAGAACAATGGGTACCTGGGCAGCATCTTACGGAGGGCCTTGGATTCATATCTCAAGAGTGACAT GTTCAGCTCGCTGTTATATTACATGATGGCTGCTGAGTCTGGGTACCCTCCTGCACAATTCAATGCAGCATATATTTGTGATCAGAATATG TTAAGTTTTCTGGATCCTTCTTTTGCATCAAACTGTATGTGGCGTTATTACAACCTTACAATCCAAAGTCAAAGTCCTGACCCTTATG CCTTTATTCGGATGGGTGACCTGTTGTATGAGGGGCAGAAAGACCTGTTTTCAGCAGCAGAGATGTACACAAAGGCAGCACTAAGGGATGAACCACAG GGATTGTACAACCTTGGCCTTCTCACTGAGCAGGGTTACAGGCTGCCGCTGTCAGTAATGAACCAACTTGGCCTTTCAGAGCTCTACATGGCAGACAACAGTTTGCTGCTAAGCACTTTGTTTAAAAG ATGCAGAGACTCAGAAGATACAGATTCATACTTGCCTTGCAGCCTCGCCCTCTTCAAAGTGCATCTTCAATCTTTCCAAAAAGACCACAGCACTGCTATCACT TTCTCCACTACTGTTGCCGCAGTTGCAGCTCCAACGATATTCTTAATCATCCTTGGTATGCTCCAGCGACATCGCCCTTCTCCCCACTAG
- the stim1a gene encoding stromal interaction molecule 1a isoform X1 has product MCSFLMHTPVMEFNKLVTLWIFCLCLVGESWTEKTDNHIVENGVSDFCRIDEKLCNDENGVLSYEAIRSIHKQMDDDANGNVDVAETDGFLREDLNYHDPKAKHNTFHGDDQFISVEDLWKAWKGSEVYNWTLDEVVEWLITYVELPQYVEAFRKMNFNGSVMPRLAVKNTSLTLSVLKILDRSHVQKLQLKSLDTVLFGAPLMNRHSHLKDFMLVVSIVIGMGGCWFAYIQNRYSKDHMKKMMKDLDGLQRAEQSLHDLQQKLQIAQEEHRTVEVEKVNLEQKMRDEINAAKQEAQRLRELREGTVNELSRQKYAEEELDQVRMALKKAEKELESRSSWSPPESLQKWLQLTHEVEVQYYNIKKQNAERQLLVAKEGAEKIKKKRNTLFGTFHVAHSSSLDDVDHKILAAKQALGEVTAALRERLHRWQQIEILTGFTIVNNPGLPSLASSLNLDGSSLSSGRATPQHFIMSEDMDDMDEDFVPGTLQSPSMMSLRQRHIDPQLAMGSQRLVDSCHLAGQQGEGALYASRSRAAFSNSRSQSFGQLDSLPLPPLSSAVSHPSIICASNLNLHHPQSSLSSSSYCLPSSVAGISAHHSSHMYHGSFQPMDPIPDFTFSDVSKAERSESFGDLNRSDSDSSLSLSQVGDRLSAYSSKGHLIKPVSLMHGLSGRADDTISLHAYTPNGGNRIHEVSPGELVHDSPILMKKMYGIEQSPSLGEIQSMSESSRSLSPNSTEPDTPSPTGGQPGAAGVKANTRIPQLSSKKSPLEEDSGSTGEDTDSTASRKKHTFKIFKKQRK; this is encoded by the exons ATTTTTGTCGCATCGATGAGAAGCTTTGCAACGATGAGAATGGAGTTCTCAGCTACGAGGCGATCCGTAGTATTCACAAGCAGATGGATGATGATGCAAACGGCAATGTAGACGTGGCAGAGACAGACGGC TTCCTGAGAGAAGATCTTAACTACCATGACCCCAAAGCCAAGCATAACACCTTCCATGGTGATGACCAGTTCATCAGTGTGGAGGACTTGTGGAAGGCCTGGAAGGGCTCTGAAG TGTATAATTGGACATTGGATGAGGTGGTGGAGTGGCTCATCACTTATGTGGAACTGCCACAATATGTGGAGGCCTTTCGCAAGATGAATTTTAATGGAAGTGTCATGCCAAG GCTGGCTGTTAAGAACACCTCCCTGACGCTCTCTGTTCTGAAGATCCTGGATCGCAGCCATGTGCAAAAGTTGCAGCTCAAATCTTTGGACACCGTGCTGTTTGGAGCACCCTTGA TGAATAGACATAGCCACTTGAAGGACTTCATGCTGGTTGTGTCAATAGTCATTGGCATGGGTGGTTGCTGGTTTGCCTACATCCAGAATCGCTACTCTAAGGATCACATGAAGAAGATGATGAAAGACCTGGACGGCCTGCAGAGAGCTGAGCAGAGCCTGCACGATCTGCAACAGAA GCTGCAGATCGCCCAAGAGGAGCACCGTACGGTAGAAGTGGAGAAGGTGAACCTGGAGCAGAAGATGAGGGATGAGATCAACGCAGCCAAGCAGGAGGCCCAACGTCTGAGAGAGCTGCGCGAGGGCACAGTGAATGAACTGAGCCGCCAGAAGTATGCAGAGGAAGAGCTAGATCAG GTGCGCATGGCGTTGAAGAAAGCAGAGAAGGAGCTGGAGTCACGGAGTAGCTGGTCCCCTCCAGAGTCTCTGCAGAAGTGGCTGCAGCTCACCCATGAGGTGGAAGTGCAGTACTACAACATCAAGAAGCAAAATGCTGAAAGGCAGCTCCTGGTGGCCAAAGAAGGG GCAGAGAAgataaagaagaagaggaacacaCTCTTTGGGACTTTCCACGTGGCTCACAGCTCCTCTCTGGATGATGTGGACCACAAAATACTGGCTGCCAA ACAAGCCCTGGGTGAGGTGACGGCTGCTCTGCGTGAGAGGCTTCACCGTTGGCAGCAGATCGAGATCCTGACAGGCTTCACCATCGTCAACAACCCCGGCCTTCCCTCTCTGGCCTCATCCCTCAACCTTGATGGCAGCAGCCTCTCGAGCGGCAGAGCTACACCCCAGCACTTCATCATGTCTGAAGACATGGACGACATGGATGAGGATTTCGTGCCTGGAACTCTGCAAT CTCCCAGTATGATGTCTCTACGCCAACGCCACATTGACCCCCAGCTGGCCATGGGCTCCCAGAGGTTGGTAGATAGTTGCCATTTGGCTGGGCAGCAGGGAGAGGGAGCCCTGTATGCATCCAGGTCTAGGGCCGCGTTCTCAAACTCACGCAGCCAATCGTTCGGGCAGCTCGATAgtctccctctgcctcctctgtcCTCGGCTGTGTCTCACCCTTCCATCATCTGTGCCTCCAACCTCAATCTTCATCATCCCCAGTCCTCTTTGTCCTCGTCTTCCTACTGCTTACCCAGCTCTGTGGCCGGCATTTCAGCGCATCATTCCTCCCATATGTATCATGGTTCTTTCCAGCCCATGGACCCCATTCCTGATTTCACTTTCTCAGATGTCTCCAAAGCAGAGCGCAGCGAAAGCTTCGG GGACCTAAATCGCTCAGACTCTGactcctccctgtctctctcccaaGTTGGTGATCGGCTATCTGCCTACAGCTCCAAAGGCCACCTTATCAAGCCCGTCTCTCTCATGCACGGCCTATCTGGTCGTGCAGATGACACCATCTCTCTGCATGCTTACACCCCCAACGGAGGGAACCGCATTCATGAGGTCAGTCCTGGAGAGCTTGTCCATGACAGCCCCATACTCATGAAGAAGATGTACGGCATAGAGCAGAGTCCCAGCCTGGGAGAGATCCAAAGTATGTCAGAGTCTTCCCGCTCCCTCAGCCCCAACTCTACTGAACCTGACACTCCGTCACCTACTGGGGGGCAACCAGGGGCAGCTGGGGTAAAGGCCAACACTCGCATCCCGCAGCTGTCCTCCAAGAAGAGCCCGCTGGAGGAGGACAGCGGCTCTACTGGAGAAGACACAGATTCCACTGCCAGCCGCAAGAAACACACCTTCAAGATCTTCAAGAAACAGAGGAAATAA
- the stim1a gene encoding stromal interaction molecule 1a isoform X2, whose translation MEFNKLVTLWIFCLCLVGESWTEKTDNHIVENGVSDFCRIDEKLCNDENGVLSYEAIRSIHKQMDDDANGNVDVAETDGFLREDLNYHDPKAKHNTFHGDDQFISVEDLWKAWKGSEVYNWTLDEVVEWLITYVELPQYVEAFRKMNFNGSVMPRLAVKNTSLTLSVLKILDRSHVQKLQLKSLDTVLFGAPLMNRHSHLKDFMLVVSIVIGMGGCWFAYIQNRYSKDHMKKMMKDLDGLQRAEQSLHDLQQKLQIAQEEHRTVEVEKVNLEQKMRDEINAAKQEAQRLRELREGTVNELSRQKYAEEELDQVRMALKKAEKELESRSSWSPPESLQKWLQLTHEVEVQYYNIKKQNAERQLLVAKEGAEKIKKKRNTLFGTFHVAHSSSLDDVDHKILAAKQALGEVTAALRERLHRWQQIEILTGFTIVNNPGLPSLASSLNLDGSSLSSGRATPQHFIMSEDMDDMDEDFVPGTLQSPSMMSLRQRHIDPQLAMGSQRLVDSCHLAGQQGEGALYASRSRAAFSNSRSQSFGQLDSLPLPPLSSAVSHPSIICASNLNLHHPQSSLSSSSYCLPSSVAGISAHHSSHMYHGSFQPMDPIPDFTFSDVSKAERSESFGDLNRSDSDSSLSLSQVGDRLSAYSSKGHLIKPVSLMHGLSGRADDTISLHAYTPNGGNRIHEVSPGELVHDSPILMKKMYGIEQSPSLGEIQSMSESSRSLSPNSTEPDTPSPTGGQPGAAGVKANTRIPQLSSKKSPLEEDSGSTGEDTDSTASRKKHTFKIFKKQRK comes from the exons ATTTTTGTCGCATCGATGAGAAGCTTTGCAACGATGAGAATGGAGTTCTCAGCTACGAGGCGATCCGTAGTATTCACAAGCAGATGGATGATGATGCAAACGGCAATGTAGACGTGGCAGAGACAGACGGC TTCCTGAGAGAAGATCTTAACTACCATGACCCCAAAGCCAAGCATAACACCTTCCATGGTGATGACCAGTTCATCAGTGTGGAGGACTTGTGGAAGGCCTGGAAGGGCTCTGAAG TGTATAATTGGACATTGGATGAGGTGGTGGAGTGGCTCATCACTTATGTGGAACTGCCACAATATGTGGAGGCCTTTCGCAAGATGAATTTTAATGGAAGTGTCATGCCAAG GCTGGCTGTTAAGAACACCTCCCTGACGCTCTCTGTTCTGAAGATCCTGGATCGCAGCCATGTGCAAAAGTTGCAGCTCAAATCTTTGGACACCGTGCTGTTTGGAGCACCCTTGA TGAATAGACATAGCCACTTGAAGGACTTCATGCTGGTTGTGTCAATAGTCATTGGCATGGGTGGTTGCTGGTTTGCCTACATCCAGAATCGCTACTCTAAGGATCACATGAAGAAGATGATGAAAGACCTGGACGGCCTGCAGAGAGCTGAGCAGAGCCTGCACGATCTGCAACAGAA GCTGCAGATCGCCCAAGAGGAGCACCGTACGGTAGAAGTGGAGAAGGTGAACCTGGAGCAGAAGATGAGGGATGAGATCAACGCAGCCAAGCAGGAGGCCCAACGTCTGAGAGAGCTGCGCGAGGGCACAGTGAATGAACTGAGCCGCCAGAAGTATGCAGAGGAAGAGCTAGATCAG GTGCGCATGGCGTTGAAGAAAGCAGAGAAGGAGCTGGAGTCACGGAGTAGCTGGTCCCCTCCAGAGTCTCTGCAGAAGTGGCTGCAGCTCACCCATGAGGTGGAAGTGCAGTACTACAACATCAAGAAGCAAAATGCTGAAAGGCAGCTCCTGGTGGCCAAAGAAGGG GCAGAGAAgataaagaagaagaggaacacaCTCTTTGGGACTTTCCACGTGGCTCACAGCTCCTCTCTGGATGATGTGGACCACAAAATACTGGCTGCCAA ACAAGCCCTGGGTGAGGTGACGGCTGCTCTGCGTGAGAGGCTTCACCGTTGGCAGCAGATCGAGATCCTGACAGGCTTCACCATCGTCAACAACCCCGGCCTTCCCTCTCTGGCCTCATCCCTCAACCTTGATGGCAGCAGCCTCTCGAGCGGCAGAGCTACACCCCAGCACTTCATCATGTCTGAAGACATGGACGACATGGATGAGGATTTCGTGCCTGGAACTCTGCAAT CTCCCAGTATGATGTCTCTACGCCAACGCCACATTGACCCCCAGCTGGCCATGGGCTCCCAGAGGTTGGTAGATAGTTGCCATTTGGCTGGGCAGCAGGGAGAGGGAGCCCTGTATGCATCCAGGTCTAGGGCCGCGTTCTCAAACTCACGCAGCCAATCGTTCGGGCAGCTCGATAgtctccctctgcctcctctgtcCTCGGCTGTGTCTCACCCTTCCATCATCTGTGCCTCCAACCTCAATCTTCATCATCCCCAGTCCTCTTTGTCCTCGTCTTCCTACTGCTTACCCAGCTCTGTGGCCGGCATTTCAGCGCATCATTCCTCCCATATGTATCATGGTTCTTTCCAGCCCATGGACCCCATTCCTGATTTCACTTTCTCAGATGTCTCCAAAGCAGAGCGCAGCGAAAGCTTCGG GGACCTAAATCGCTCAGACTCTGactcctccctgtctctctcccaaGTTGGTGATCGGCTATCTGCCTACAGCTCCAAAGGCCACCTTATCAAGCCCGTCTCTCTCATGCACGGCCTATCTGGTCGTGCAGATGACACCATCTCTCTGCATGCTTACACCCCCAACGGAGGGAACCGCATTCATGAGGTCAGTCCTGGAGAGCTTGTCCATGACAGCCCCATACTCATGAAGAAGATGTACGGCATAGAGCAGAGTCCCAGCCTGGGAGAGATCCAAAGTATGTCAGAGTCTTCCCGCTCCCTCAGCCCCAACTCTACTGAACCTGACACTCCGTCACCTACTGGGGGGCAACCAGGGGCAGCTGGGGTAAAGGCCAACACTCGCATCCCGCAGCTGTCCTCCAAGAAGAGCCCGCTGGAGGAGGACAGCGGCTCTACTGGAGAAGACACAGATTCCACTGCCAGCCGCAAGAAACACACCTTCAAGATCTTCAAGAAACAGAGGAAATAA
- the stim1a gene encoding stromal interaction molecule 1a isoform X3: MCSFLMHTPVMEFNKLVTLWIFCLCLVGESWTEKTDNHIVENGVSDFCRIDEKLCNDENGVLSYEAIRSIHKQMDDDANGNVDVAETDGFLREDLNYHDPKAKHNTFHGDDQFISVEDLWKAWKGSEVYNWTLDEVVEWLITYVELPQYVEAFRKMNFNGSVMPRLAVKNTSLTLSVLKILDRSHVQKLQLKSLDTVLFGAPLMNRHSHLKDFMLVVSIVIGMGGCWFAYIQNRYSKDHMKKMMKDLDGLQRAEQSLHDLQQKLQIAQEEHRTVEVEKVNLEQKMRDEINAAKQEAQRLRELREGTVNELSRQKYAEEELDQVRMALKKAEKELESRSSWSPPESLQKWLQLTHEVEVQYYNIKKQNAERQLLVAKEGAEKIKKKRNTLFGTFHVAHSSSLDDVDHKILAAKQALGEVTAALRERLHRWQQIEILTGFTIVNNPGLPSLASSLNLDGSSLSSGRATPQHFIMSEDMDDMDEDFVPGTLQSPSMMSLRQRHIDPQLAMGSQRDLNRSDSDSSLSLSQVGDRLSAYSSKGHLIKPVSLMHGLSGRADDTISLHAYTPNGGNRIHEVSPGELVHDSPILMKKMYGIEQSPSLGEIQSMSESSRSLSPNSTEPDTPSPTGGQPGAAGVKANTRIPQLSSKKSPLEEDSGSTGEDTDSTASRKKHTFKIFKKQRK; encoded by the exons ATTTTTGTCGCATCGATGAGAAGCTTTGCAACGATGAGAATGGAGTTCTCAGCTACGAGGCGATCCGTAGTATTCACAAGCAGATGGATGATGATGCAAACGGCAATGTAGACGTGGCAGAGACAGACGGC TTCCTGAGAGAAGATCTTAACTACCATGACCCCAAAGCCAAGCATAACACCTTCCATGGTGATGACCAGTTCATCAGTGTGGAGGACTTGTGGAAGGCCTGGAAGGGCTCTGAAG TGTATAATTGGACATTGGATGAGGTGGTGGAGTGGCTCATCACTTATGTGGAACTGCCACAATATGTGGAGGCCTTTCGCAAGATGAATTTTAATGGAAGTGTCATGCCAAG GCTGGCTGTTAAGAACACCTCCCTGACGCTCTCTGTTCTGAAGATCCTGGATCGCAGCCATGTGCAAAAGTTGCAGCTCAAATCTTTGGACACCGTGCTGTTTGGAGCACCCTTGA TGAATAGACATAGCCACTTGAAGGACTTCATGCTGGTTGTGTCAATAGTCATTGGCATGGGTGGTTGCTGGTTTGCCTACATCCAGAATCGCTACTCTAAGGATCACATGAAGAAGATGATGAAAGACCTGGACGGCCTGCAGAGAGCTGAGCAGAGCCTGCACGATCTGCAACAGAA GCTGCAGATCGCCCAAGAGGAGCACCGTACGGTAGAAGTGGAGAAGGTGAACCTGGAGCAGAAGATGAGGGATGAGATCAACGCAGCCAAGCAGGAGGCCCAACGTCTGAGAGAGCTGCGCGAGGGCACAGTGAATGAACTGAGCCGCCAGAAGTATGCAGAGGAAGAGCTAGATCAG GTGCGCATGGCGTTGAAGAAAGCAGAGAAGGAGCTGGAGTCACGGAGTAGCTGGTCCCCTCCAGAGTCTCTGCAGAAGTGGCTGCAGCTCACCCATGAGGTGGAAGTGCAGTACTACAACATCAAGAAGCAAAATGCTGAAAGGCAGCTCCTGGTGGCCAAAGAAGGG GCAGAGAAgataaagaagaagaggaacacaCTCTTTGGGACTTTCCACGTGGCTCACAGCTCCTCTCTGGATGATGTGGACCACAAAATACTGGCTGCCAA ACAAGCCCTGGGTGAGGTGACGGCTGCTCTGCGTGAGAGGCTTCACCGTTGGCAGCAGATCGAGATCCTGACAGGCTTCACCATCGTCAACAACCCCGGCCTTCCCTCTCTGGCCTCATCCCTCAACCTTGATGGCAGCAGCCTCTCGAGCGGCAGAGCTACACCCCAGCACTTCATCATGTCTGAAGACATGGACGACATGGATGAGGATTTCGTGCCTGGAACTCTGCAAT CTCCCAGTATGATGTCTCTACGCCAACGCCACATTGACCCCCAGCTGGCCATGGGCTCCCAGAG GGACCTAAATCGCTCAGACTCTGactcctccctgtctctctcccaaGTTGGTGATCGGCTATCTGCCTACAGCTCCAAAGGCCACCTTATCAAGCCCGTCTCTCTCATGCACGGCCTATCTGGTCGTGCAGATGACACCATCTCTCTGCATGCTTACACCCCCAACGGAGGGAACCGCATTCATGAGGTCAGTCCTGGAGAGCTTGTCCATGACAGCCCCATACTCATGAAGAAGATGTACGGCATAGAGCAGAGTCCCAGCCTGGGAGAGATCCAAAGTATGTCAGAGTCTTCCCGCTCCCTCAGCCCCAACTCTACTGAACCTGACACTCCGTCACCTACTGGGGGGCAACCAGGGGCAGCTGGGGTAAAGGCCAACACTCGCATCCCGCAGCTGTCCTCCAAGAAGAGCCCGCTGGAGGAGGACAGCGGCTCTACTGGAGAAGACACAGATTCCACTGCCAGCCGCAAGAAACACACCTTCAAGATCTTCAAGAAACAGAGGAAATAA